CGTCATCGTGTTCATGCCCTGCGCCGCGAGTGGCTGGCCGGATGGCTGGCGCTGTGCGGCGAGCGGCCGCCGCAGTGGATCGAGGTGGACGCCGACCTGTTGCCGGAGGAGGGTAGCCAGCTGCTCTGCCTGGGCGAGCGCTGGTTGCTCGGCGGGGCGGGCGAGGCGCGCCTGGCCCTGCGTGGCGAGGACTGGCCGCAGCTGGCGGCGCTCTGTCCGCCGCCCCGGCAAGCCTATGTGCCGCCCGGGCAGGCGGCGCCGCCGGGCGTCGAGGCCTGCCAGACGCTGGAGCAGCCGTGGCTCTGGCTGGCCGCGCAGAAGGCCGGCTGCAACCTGGCCCAGGGGCCTTTCGCCTGTCGCGAGCCTTCTGGCCAGTGGCAGCGCTGGCGGCCGCTGGCGGGGCTGCTCGGTCTCTGGCTGGTGCTGCAGTGGGGCTTCAACCTGGCCCAGGGCTGGCAGCTGCAGCGCGAGGGCGAGCGCTATGCCGTGGCCAACGAGGCGCTGTATCGCGAGCTGTTTCCCGAGGATCGCAAGGTGATCAACCTGCGCGCGCAGTTCGACCAGCACCTGGCCGAGGCGGCGGGGAGCGGCCAGAGCCAGTTGCTGGCCCTGCTCGATCAGGCCGCCGCGGCCATCGGCGAAGGGGGGGCACAGGTGCAGGTGGATCAGCTCGACTTCAACGCCCAGCGTGGCGACCTGGCCTTCAACCTGCGTGCCAGCGACTTCGCCGCGCTGGAAAGCCTGCGGGCGCGCCTGCAGGAGGCCGGCCTGGCGGTGGACATGGGCTCGGCGAGCCGCGAGGACAACGGCGTCAGTGCGCGCCTGGTGATCGGGGGTAACGGATGAACGGCCTGCTCATGCAATGGCAAGCGCGCCTGGCGCAGAACCCTTTGATGCTGCGTTGGCAGGGCCTGCCGCCGCGCGACCGGCTGGCCCTGGGCCTGCTCGCTGCCTTCCTGTTGCTGGTGCTGCTGTACCTGCTGCTGTGGCGGCCGGTCAGCCAGAACCTGGAGCGGGCACGCGGCTTCCTGCAGCAGCAGCGTACGCTGCACGCCTACCTGCAGGAGCATGCACCGCAGGTGCGGGCACGGCAGGTCGCACCGCAGGCCAGTATCGAGCCTGCCGCGCTGCAGGGGTTGGTGACCGCCAGTGCCGCCAGCCAGGGGCTGAATGTCGAGCGTCTGGACAACCAGGGTGATGGTGGCCTGCAGGTGAGCCTGCAGCCGGTCGAGTTCGCCCGTCTGCTGCAGTGGCTGGTGAGCCTGCAGGAGCAGGGCGTGCGCGTCGAAGAGGCCGGTCTGGAACGTGCCGACAAGGGGCTGGTGAGCAGCCGCCTGCTGCTGCGTGCCGGTTGAGCCCGGCTGCACCAGGCGAGTGCGTCGGCACTCGCGCGGAGCATCTGGAAAACCCGTCCGCGAAGAAAAAATTCAAGCAGGGTGTTGACTTAGCTATGACCTCTGCGTAAATTGCGCGCCTCGCAAGGCTAACGGCTGATTAGCTCAGCTGGGAGAGCACCTGCATCACACGCAGGGGGTCGGCGGTTCGATCCCGTCATCAGCCACCAATCTTTGCGAGACCGACGCGCAGCGGTAGTTCAGTCGGTTAGAATACCGGCCTGTCACGCCGGGGGTCGCGGGTTCGAGTCCCGTCCGCTGCGCCATATAAAGAGAAGCCCTCAGCTCGCAAGAGCTGGGGGCTTTTCGCATGTGGCGGAAAAACTCGCTGTCACCACCCTGTCATCGGGAATCTTCAGGCTGTTGGCATGGTCTTTGTTTGAATCATGACGTCACGACAGGAGATAACCCTATGGATGACTACGTCGAAGAGCTTCTCGAATCCCGTGCCATCGAGCAGGACCCGCTGGAGCCGGCCGAGGACGCCACCGAACTCTGAGGCTCGCGGCTAGCCGGCCTGCAGGCGCTGGCTGCGCCGGAATTCCCCGGGCGTCTGCCCGCTCCAGCGCTTGAAGGCGCGCTGGAAGGCCTCCGCGGAGGCGAAGCCGAGCAGGTAGGCGATCTCGCCGAAGGCCAGCTCGGTGTCGCGGATATAGGCCATCGCCAGATCGCGCCGCGTTTCGTTGAGCAGGGTACGGAACTGCGTGCCTTCCTCCGCCAGTTTGCGCCGCAGCGTCCAGCTCGGCAGCTGCAGTTTTTTCGCCACTTCCTCCAGCTCCGGCTCGCGACCGTGCAGCATCGGTCCCAGCAGGTGGATGATGCGCTCGCGCAGGCTGCGGGTGCGGGTCAGCTGTTCCAGTTCCCGCTCGGCCAGTTCCAGCAGCTGCTGCCAGGTGCTCGGGCAGTGCTGTAACAGGGGCTGGTCCAGGGCGTTGTTGGCCAGGCGCAGGCGGTTGTGGCCGGCGGCGAATTCCACCGGGCAGCCGAAACAGGCTTCGTAACGTTCGGCATAGGCGGGGGCGGGGAACTCGATCTCCACCCGCTCCACCGCCAGCGTATCGCCCAGCAGGGCGCCGAGCTGGTGGTGCCAGCTGGACAGCACCGAGTCCACCACGAAGCGGTTGAAGTCGTTGTACGGACTGATCGAATAGAAGCTCAGCCAGGCGCCGCCGGCATCTTCAATGAAGCTCGAATGGCCGCGGTAGTTGTGTGCGTACAGCGGTTCGAGGCGGATCAGCGTGCGCGCCGCCTCGCGCAGGGTCGGCGCCTGGGCGGCGGTGACGCCTGCCAGGCCGGCCTGGCCGATGCGGCTGTGGCGCCCCATCTCCAGGCCCAGCGCCGGGTCGCCGCACAGGGCGATGGCGCTGTGGCCCAGGCGCATGTAGCGCGGGATCGACAGGCGCTCGCGTGGCAGGGCCAGGCGCGCGGCATCCAGGCGGAACTGGCGCAGCAGCTCGTCGGCGGCCACCCCCTTGTCCGCCAGGGCGGCCGCCAGGCCGTGGACGAAGGCGACGGACAGGTCGCCCAGGCGGACGCGCGCGGCCTTCATGTCACAGCCACAGGTTGAGCAGGCGGGCGCCGGGGCCGTCCTCGGCCAGGCGCTGGGTGCCGGGGCTGACCGCCATGCTGCGTCCCTGGCTGCCCAGGTCCCACAGCTGGCCGCGCAGGAAGACCAGCATGCCGGCGCGTGCCTGCGTTTCTGTCAGGTGGGCGGACAGCGCCTGCTGCAGGCGGCTCTCGGCTGCGCCCGCAGGCGCGGCGTTGCCTGGCAGGAAGGCGGGCACGGCGAGCAGTTCCACCTGTTGCGCGGCGAGGTGCGCATAGTGCTGCGCCTGCTCGCCGTCGCTGCCAAGCAGGGTGCCCAGGCGCCCGGCCGGCGTGGCGATCACCTGCAGCGCCTGGCTGGGGGCGACTGCGGTGAAGGCATCTTCGTCGCGATGCGGCAGGACCTTGCGCTGGGGCTGGCCGAGTGGCAGGCCGTCGCTGCCGAACACCAGGCTGACGTTGTACAGCGGGCCGCTGCCGACCTGCAGCACGCCCTCCACCACACTGGGCTCGGGCAGCACGATGGAGCCGGCGACCAGGGTGACGCCATAGCTCTCGGCCAGGCCGCCGAACAGGCTCTGGTAGTCCGCGGCCATCTGCGCGGCCTTCATGCGCAGCAGGGCGTCGCTGAGTGGTGCCTTGCCCTGGCTGAACAGGGTGGCGCGGGCCAGCTCCAGGGGGTGGCTGAGACCCAGCCAGATGCGCGCCTCGGCCAGGTCGCGGGCGGCGAAGGCCTCGCGCTTTTCCCCTGCGGCCACCAGCCAGGTGCCGATGTGCTCGGGCAGTATCACCACCGTCTTCGGGTTGAGCAGGCCCAGCGCGCGGGCCTGATCCAGATGAGCAGACAGTTTGCGGTGCAGGTGCAGC
This DNA window, taken from Pseudomonas alcaligenes, encodes the following:
- the gspL gene encoding type II secretion system protein GspL; its protein translation is MSLLTLFLPPQACTEASAEMPVWRVENDSCSQLPFAEALPADARAWRLVLPVEAVTTCVVQLPTTKARWLAKALPFAVEELLAEEVEQFHLCVGSALADGRHRVHALRREWLAGWLALCGERPPQWIEVDADLLPEEGSQLLCLGERWLLGGAGEARLALRGEDWPQLAALCPPPRQAYVPPGQAAPPGVEACQTLEQPWLWLAAQKAGCNLAQGPFACREPSGQWQRWRPLAGLLGLWLVLQWGFNLAQGWQLQREGERYAVANEALYRELFPEDRKVINLRAQFDQHLAEAAGSGQSQLLALLDQAAAAIGEGGAQVQVDQLDFNAQRGDLAFNLRASDFAALESLRARLQEAGLAVDMGSASREDNGVSARLVIGGNG
- a CDS encoding type II secretion system protein M; translation: MQWQARLAQNPLMLRWQGLPPRDRLALGLLAAFLLLVLLYLLLWRPVSQNLERARGFLQQQRTLHAYLQEHAPQVRARQVAPQASIEPAALQGLVTASAASQGLNVERLDNQGDGGLQVSLQPVEFARLLQWLVSLQEQGVRVEEAGLERADKGLVSSRLLLRAG
- a CDS encoding AraC family transcriptional regulator, encoding MKAARVRLGDLSVAFVHGLAAALADKGVAADELLRQFRLDAARLALPRERLSIPRYMRLGHSAIALCGDPALGLEMGRHSRIGQAGLAGVTAAQAPTLREAARTLIRLEPLYAHNYRGHSSFIEDAGGAWLSFYSISPYNDFNRFVVDSVLSSWHHQLGALLGDTLAVERVEIEFPAPAYAERYEACFGCPVEFAAGHNRLRLANNALDQPLLQHCPSTWQQLLELAERELEQLTRTRSLRERIIHLLGPMLHGREPELEEVAKKLQLPSWTLRRKLAEEGTQFRTLLNETRRDLAMAYIRDTELAFGEIAYLLGFASAEAFQRAFKRWSGQTPGEFRRSQRLQAG
- a CDS encoding carbon-nitrogen hydrolase family protein, which gives rise to MLTLLRRALWLLLPLALLAYVAWAQWRPDSYILSDLRSSLAFDQGQDRGRGNLLGIQPDLQGADYRSLLHLHRKLSAHLDQARALGLLNPKTVVILPEHIGTWLVAAGEKREAFAARDLAEARIWLGLSHPLELARATLFSQGKAPLSDALLRMKAAQMAADYQSLFGGLAESYGVTLVAGSIVLPEPSVVEGVLQVGSGPLYNVSLVFGSDGLPLGQPQRKVLPHRDEDAFTAVAPSQALQVIATPAGRLGTLLGSDGEQAQHYAHLAAQQVELLAVPAFLPGNAAPAGAAESRLQQALSAHLTETQARAGMLVFLRGQLWDLGSQGRSMAVSPGTQRLAEDGPGARLLNLWL